The genomic stretch TTATAAAGAATCTCAGGAAGAAGATATAAAGCTTTTGACCAAATTGGCTTATGAAGGCTTTAAAAAAAGATATGGTGAAAACGAAACTGCCCGGATGAGAGTAGAAAAAGAGTTAAACGTTATTGAGGAACTCAAATTTTCTGCCTATTTTCTTATCACTTGGGACATCGTTCAGTACAGCAACAAAATGGGATTTATGCATGTAGGACGAGGAAGCGGGGCCAATAGTATTGTGAGCTACTGTTTGGGGATCACAGATATTTGCCCGTTGGAACTTGATCTCTATTTTGAACGGTTTTTAAATCTTAACCGTACTTCTCCACCCGATTTTGATCTCGACTGGAGCTGGCAAAATCGCGATGCCATTCTTGAGTATGTTTTTAAACTTTACGGAAAGGATCACGTCGCTTTCTGTGGAACCAATGTTAAATTTAAGTATAAATCGATTTTCCGGGAAGTAGGAAAGGTGTTTGGTTTGCCTAAAGAAGAGCTAGACGATCTTTCCGGAAGTCCGATAGAAAATCACGACAGAAATTCTGTTGTAAAACTGGTTCATGAATACGGAAAATTGATGGAAAAATTTCCTAACCAGAGAAGTATGCACGCTTGTGGAATTTTGATTTCTGAAGAGCCTATTTATAACTATTCAGCACTCGAGATGCCGCCAAAAGGATTTCCTATCGTTCAGTTTGACATGAATGTAGCAGAAGATATAGGGCTTGAAAAATTTGATATCCTTTCTCAAAGAGGGCTCGGAACTATTAATGATACGGTAAAGCTCATCAAAAAAACGAGAGGGATTGACGTTGATATTCGTGATGCCTCAATCTCGAAAGATGAAAAAATTTGCAATGAATATCTGTCTGTCGGCAAAACAATCGGCTGTTTTTACATAGAATCTCCTGCCATGCGAGGCTTGTTGAGAAGACTTAAATGTGATAATTATAAAATTCTGGTGGCTGCTTCCTCTATCATCAGACCGGGAGTTGCCCAAAGCGGTATGATGCGGGAATATATTTTCAGGCACAATCACCCCAATCAGTTTGAATATTTCCATCCGGTATTTGAAGAAAATCTGAAAGAAACCTACGGAATCATGGTGTATCAGGAGGATGTAATTAAAATAGCACAGTATTTTGGCGGTCTTAGCCATGCCGATGGTGATATTCTGAGACGTGCCATGAGCGGAAAAGAAAGATCTATTCAAAAGCTGAATGAAGTAAAAGCCAATTTTTTTAAATCTTGTATGGAAGAACAAGGGCATTCTCATGAGCTTACTGCAGAAGCGTTCAGGCAAATAGAATCTTTTGCGGGATATTCTTTCTGTAAAGCGCACTCGGCTTCTTATGCGGTAGAAAGCTATCAAAGCTTATATTTAAAAGTGTATTATCCTTTAGAATTTATGGTTTCGGTGATCAATAATCAGGGTGGTTTTTACCGTACAGAGGTTTATATTCATGAAGCAAGAATGTCGGGAGCAATTGTGCAGAGTCCCTGTGTGAATACAAGTGAATTTCAAACAATTTTAAAAGGAAAAGAAATTTATCTGGGATTCATGGTTTTGCAGTCACTCGAGACGAAAATTGCCCAGATTATTTCTGAAGAACGGGAAAATAATGGAGACTATAAATCTTTGGAAGACTTTATCAGGCGTATTCCGATCGGTATTGAAACCATTCAGATTCTTATTTTCATTGGCGCTTTTAGATTTACAGGAAAACAGAAAAATGAATTGCTGGTAGAAGCGAGATTGATGTTGATTAATTTTAAACCTGAAAACCGAAACTTAATGCTTATTGAAGAGCCCGTGCAGGATTACAAGCTTCCTGAGCTCAAAAGAGAATACTTTGAAGACGCCTTTGATGAATTGGAGATTATTGGATTTCCCGTTTCCTGCAGTCCGTTTGATTTGTTAGAAACAAAATACAGAGGTTCTGTATTTGTAAAAGATTTGTTGAAATTTCACAAAAGACAGGTAAAAATGTTGGCCTATCTTATTTCAAGAAAACATGTTCCCACCAAAAAAGGAGCGATGTTTTTCGGAACGTGGATTGACGTCAACGGAGATTATTTCGATACCGCTCATTTTCCGGATAGTCTGAAAGAGTATGATTTTCAGGGCGGCGGATGTTATCTTCTGTTGGGAACTGTGGAGGTAGATTATCATTTTCCGACGCTTACAATTCATAAAATGGCAAAAATGCCGATGATTCCTGACCCGCGTTACGCTTATGACGAGCAGAAAAGGTATGATGCACATCGTCTGGTTCGCGAAGATGTAAGCATGACTTCAAGAAAGCCGTATCCACAAGCACATGAGATTGGTTTGCCAAGACAGAAATTTAGTTAATTACTTCTTTTTCTCATACTTCCAGTTTCTGCCTTTTCCTTCTGATATCCATTCCATGGCTTGTTCCATTCGCTTGTTTCTGGTTGTTTCAGTTTTTGCGTCAATAATCCAATTGATATATTCTTTTCTGAACGAAGGTGATGCTTTTTCAAAAATATCTAAAGCTTTTTTGTTTTCTTTTAATGCTTTTTGAAAATAATCAGGAATTGCAATTTCGGTTTTAGAAGGAGCTGCTTTTTTCAATGTAACGCCCATGTCGGTTAATTCCATTGCCTCAAGAATAATTTTCTTAAGCTGAGGTTTCGTAGGAAGATCTTCGAGTTTGGTGATTTTTCCTAAGCTGAACATGTTGGTTTTCTCTACGTCCGTTTCAAGATTTTTTATCGTCTGCATTTCACCGTGCAGCCAAAATCCCATGCTGCAATATTGTTTAAATGAAACCATTGAACAAAGAATTTTTCCTTTGTACATAAACGTCGGAAATTTCCATTTGATCGTTTCTTCTGCAGCGGGGCAACATTCGTGAACAATATCTCGAATGTAATTTAAAATTGGCTTGGCAAAATCAGCTGATTTCTCAATATATTCATCAACCAAAGGATTATATTTTATCATAATTCAATTTAAAAATGAAATTTTAAAGATTTAGTTTAAGAAATCTGAGTTAGTATCAAGCTAAATAAAAATCTTTGACATTTCTTTAATTTTATCAACTTAATTGATCGGTTAAAAAAAAATATTTTCAACCTCAATCTTAGTCTCAACCTTTAAGCAAAATGCTTAACCGTTTCATTCACCAAAAATTTTACCTGATCTGGTCTTCCTCGGTCGGTTTTTGGTAAATTGTTGTAGCTTCCGGTTCTTACAATCACCATTTTATGTTCCGGAATCATAATGATATATTGACCTTGAAGACCCAGGAAATAATAATGTTTAATAGGATTGTCATTATTAATCCAGAAACCCATGCCGTAGATCTCATCAGACTTTTCGGTGGGCGTTCTCATCTGTTCGATAAAATCTAAATTCAGGATTTGTTGATCACCAACTTTTCCATCGTCTAAAAATAATTGTCCAAGTTTTGCAAAATCCCTTGAATTGGAGTGAATACAGCAATATGTTTTTTCCATTTCGCTTTCATCAACGCTCCAATCTGCGTTTTGTTCCATTCCCAACGGAATCCAGAATTTTTCAGATAAATAACTTGATAAAGATTGGTTAACGGCTTTTTTTACGGCAAATCCTAAAAGTTGGGTAGAGCCGCTTTGGTATTCAAATCTTTCACCCGGTTTTCCCTTAAATCTTCTTGAAAAAGTTGCTTTTATCAAGCTTCTTCCGTAATACGCTCGAGCGTTTGGAAGAAAAGGATTTTTGTAATTTTCATCCCAATTTAAACCAGATTCCATCTGAGCCAGATGTTTTAAAGTTAAATCTTTACCGAAAGGTTTATTTTTAAATTCATCATAAAATTCAGAAAATTTTTGGTCAACATTATTAATTTTTCCTTCTTCCAAAGCTTTTCCAAAAAGCATAACCGTTACTGCTTTTGCCATAGAAAAAGAATTGGTTTTTGAAAGCTCGTTATAACCGTTCCAATATTGTTCGTGCAATAATTTCCCGTCTTTTATCACCAAAAATGATGCGGTATTCGATTGAGTTAAATTATCGACTATATTTTTAGGTAAATCTTTTTTGTTGTAATCAGGATGTTCATCCCACAGAACAGGATTCGTTGTATGAATGATATTGCTGGTGAAAAATTTGCCGTCATCAATATTGGCGCTTGATTTTCCACGAAGATAGGTTTTAGAAATTCCGCTGAAGAGATAAGCATATCCGAAAATATAGAATAAAATCGCTACCGTAATTAGAAACAGGGAAATGTAAAAAAGAATAATCATAAGAATTTGGTCTTAAACAAATTTAGAATAATTTTAAAAAGAAAATTATAAATGTACTGTCAAATGAATTATTTTTGTTTTAATTGATGAAAAATATGATTAAAATTTATATCACTTTATTGTTGTTTTTGTTTTCTACAAATGTTTTTGCACAGGTTCACAAACCTATTGATACAGCAGATTATCTGAAAAGAAAAGACTTTTTGAAAAAATTTTCAACGAGTAATGAACTTTTAATTAAAGATCTTAAAGCTAAATATTCAGGTAAAACAGAAAAGGAATTATCTAAAATTTATAAAGAATTTGGAGAAGATTTTGAAAAGCAGGTTGCCAATAAAGATTTTATCTTCACTTCAATATTTGATGAAAAGGCAAAAAACCTGATTGATAACCTCCGAAAAAACAATCCGAAAATACCGAAAGACCTTAAAATACTGATTGCAAAAGACAACACGCCTAATGCTTTTTGCCTTGCAGACGGAACTTTTGTAATCAATATGGGGCTTTTTAATTGGCTGGATAATGATGATCAGATCGCAGCTATTATTTCCCATGAGTTGGGGCATAATATAGAGCGGCATTCTCTGAAAATTTTTCTTGATATTATTGAACAAGATCAGCTGGATAAAATTACGGTACAAAACATAAAATCTTCTGCGGAAAACAAAAATAAGAAGGCATTTGATATTCTTAAAAACAGAGTTTATAAAAAAGGGGCGGAAAGAAGAAATAACGAAATGCAGGCAGATTCTTTAGGATATACAATTTTTAAAAACAGCGATTTTACGAAAACTGAATATGTCAACGCATTGCAAAAGTTGAAAGATTTTGATACAATTTCACCCAGAAAGCTGAAGATGGAAACTTATAAAAAGTATTTTAATCTTCCCAAGCAGGCTTTTCAAGAAAAATGGATGAAAAAAGAAGATTTTTCTCTATACAATTACAATCATTATAAAGAAAAGCTAAACAAAGATTCTTTATCTTCTCATCCGGAAATGACTCTCCGAATACAAAAGCTGAAACAAACATTCCCCGAACTAAAAGCAGATTTGCAATCCCAAAAACCTACAGAAGATTTTCTTTTAACAGAAAAAACTGCAAGGATGGAAATCCTCCCCAATTTTTATCATTCTGAAGATTACGGATTGGGTATTTATGCTTCTTTGCAGTTTTTACAGGATAATGAAGAAGAACAGCATTATAGAAAATGGCTCGGAAAATGTTTTGCTAAAATCTATGAAGCAAGGAAAAGCTATAATTTAAACCGATATTTGGATCGGGTTGAGCCCAAAGATCAAAGTGAAAGTTACCGACAATTTTTAAGCTTTATGTGGAATTTGAGTTTAGAAGAAATTAAAAATATTGCAGAATATTATAATACAAAAGAATCCTGATGCGGAATAGAACAGGATTTCTTTTTAGTAATTAAGTCTTTCGAGGCGAATTTTATTAAACTTTTCTTTTTGATTGTATTCCTGCAGAAGAATATATCCTTCTTTCCCGACGTATGGTATCACGGCGTAAGAATCTTTCTCCGAAATAGGAACGATTTCTTGCTTGAAATTTCCGTTGATAAGTGTGTTTATAAATAGTTTCCAGCTTTTCTGTTTCGTTTCTTTATCTTTTTGATAATCCCTGAAAAAGAAGACAACATCATTGCCGTCATTGAGATATTGAGAAAACAAATAATCGCTTGTGGACAAAGATTTTTCCTTGTCAAAGATTTTTGCACCTTTTACTTTAAAATCTTTATCGGTAAATACATAAACTAAATCTGTCGTTTTACCGGCACCGGTGTTAAAATCTAACTTATA from Chryseobacterium indoltheticum encodes the following:
- a CDS encoding DNA polymerase III subunit alpha; protein product: MFLNCHSFHSLRYGTLKIKELVAQAKCSGAKNLVLTDINTVTAIYDFKKECENEGIKPLAGMEIRKENRLLYIAIAKEFSGIGEVNKMITAHNCDGEVLSETAPGFKKVFIIYPIDNIPSILKENEFIGIREEDLSLLVRPEFHKLIPKMVILHPITFSTKKEYNLHRILRAIDNNTILSKLTEEDICRKSEYFKPEKDIIKSFQQYPEIIKNTKNILDECTFEFDYKERGSTENKNKKYYKESQEEDIKLLTKLAYEGFKKRYGENETARMRVEKELNVIEELKFSAYFLITWDIVQYSNKMGFMHVGRGSGANSIVSYCLGITDICPLELDLYFERFLNLNRTSPPDFDLDWSWQNRDAILEYVFKLYGKDHVAFCGTNVKFKYKSIFREVGKVFGLPKEELDDLSGSPIENHDRNSVVKLVHEYGKLMEKFPNQRSMHACGILISEEPIYNYSALEMPPKGFPIVQFDMNVAEDIGLEKFDILSQRGLGTINDTVKLIKKTRGIDVDIRDASISKDEKICNEYLSVGKTIGCFYIESPAMRGLLRRLKCDNYKILVAASSIIRPGVAQSGMMREYIFRHNHPNQFEYFHPVFEENLKETYGIMVYQEDVIKIAQYFGGLSHADGDILRRAMSGKERSIQKLNEVKANFFKSCMEEQGHSHELTAEAFRQIESFAGYSFCKAHSASYAVESYQSLYLKVYYPLEFMVSVINNQGGFYRTEVYIHEARMSGAIVQSPCVNTSEFQTILKGKEIYLGFMVLQSLETKIAQIISEERENNGDYKSLEDFIRRIPIGIETIQILIFIGAFRFTGKQKNELLVEARLMLINFKPENRNLMLIEEPVQDYKLPELKREYFEDAFDELEIIGFPVSCSPFDLLETKYRGSVFVKDLLKFHKRQVKMLAYLISRKHVPTKKGAMFFGTWIDVNGDYFDTAHFPDSLKEYDFQGGGCYLLLGTVEVDYHFPTLTIHKMAKMPMIPDPRYAYDEQKRYDAHRLVREDVSMTSRKPYPQAHEIGLPRQKFS
- a CDS encoding YdeI/OmpD-associated family protein, producing the protein MIKYNPLVDEYIEKSADFAKPILNYIRDIVHECCPAAEETIKWKFPTFMYKGKILCSMVSFKQYCSMGFWLHGEMQTIKNLETDVEKTNMFSLGKITKLEDLPTKPQLKKIILEAMELTDMGVTLKKAAPSKTEIAIPDYFQKALKENKKALDIFEKASPSFRKEYINWIIDAKTETTRNKRMEQAMEWISEGKGRNWKYEKKK
- a CDS encoding serine hydrolase domain-containing protein; this translates as MIILFYISLFLITVAILFYIFGYAYLFSGISKTYLRGKSSANIDDGKFFTSNIIHTTNPVLWDEHPDYNKKDLPKNIVDNLTQSNTASFLVIKDGKLLHEQYWNGYNELSKTNSFSMAKAVTVMLFGKALEEGKINNVDQKFSEFYDEFKNKPFGKDLTLKHLAQMESGLNWDENYKNPFLPNARAYYGRSLIKATFSRRFKGKPGERFEYQSGSTQLLGFAVKKAVNQSLSSYLSEKFWIPLGMEQNADWSVDESEMEKTYCCIHSNSRDFAKLGQLFLDDGKVGDQQILNLDFIEQMRTPTEKSDEIYGMGFWINNDNPIKHYYFLGLQGQYIIMIPEHKMVIVRTGSYNNLPKTDRGRPDQVKFLVNETVKHFA
- a CDS encoding M48 family metallopeptidase, with protein sequence MIKIYITLLLFLFSTNVFAQVHKPIDTADYLKRKDFLKKFSTSNELLIKDLKAKYSGKTEKELSKIYKEFGEDFEKQVANKDFIFTSIFDEKAKNLIDNLRKNNPKIPKDLKILIAKDNTPNAFCLADGTFVINMGLFNWLDNDDQIAAIISHELGHNIERHSLKIFLDIIEQDQLDKITVQNIKSSAENKNKKAFDILKNRVYKKGAERRNNEMQADSLGYTIFKNSDFTKTEYVNALQKLKDFDTISPRKLKMETYKKYFNLPKQAFQEKWMKKEDFSLYNYNHYKEKLNKDSLSSHPEMTLRIQKLKQTFPELKADLQSQKPTEDFLLTEKTARMEILPNFYHSEDYGLGIYASLQFLQDNEEEQHYRKWLGKCFAKIYEARKSYNLNRYLDRVEPKDQSESYRQFLSFMWNLSLEEIKNIAEYYNTKES